DNA from Leptospira yasudae:
AAGTTCGTCGATTTGAACGTGATTGGTCGTTCCAAAGTCGAGGGTGATCAGCAGATCGGGTTGATTCTTTTTTACGAAATCGAGAGCGGCGGGGCAGAGTCCGTAGTCTTCTTCGTTCGAAGTCTTGAGAATCAATTCTCCCCTATGAATCTTTTTTAGAAATCCTCCGAGTAGGCTCGTGGAGGAAACCCCGTCGCAGTCCCTGTCGCCGAAGAGAAGAATTTTCTTTTCCGCACGAACGAATTCTTTGAGAAGTTCGAGGGCCGGTTCGAGATCGGGAAGTAAAAACGGAGATGGAAGTTCGCGAAGCCCGTGGTAGAGAAGATGTTCCGGATGGGATTTATCCCGAAGGTGTGTTTCGTAGAATCGATGTTGAAGCGGGCTGAGATGTTGACGGAACCCGGAAGGAACTAAGTCCTTTAAACCCGGGCCGTGTGAAAAAGGGGAGAGTTTAGGCATTCTTACATAGCGCTGTTTCCGCTGAATCTCGCTCCGGATTCGATTTCTAAATCGGGGGTGCGGATGTCGCCGATCACTTTGCCTGTTTTACGAATGGAGACTTTTTCGTTTGCGGAAACGTTTCCTTTCAGATTTCCTTCGACTTCGAGGGTTCCGGTTTCGATGTCCGCTTCGACTTCGCCGGTATCACCTACGACGAGTTTTCCGGTCGTTTCGATCGTTCCTTTAAAGTTGCCCTTGATTTTGAGGGAGTTGCTGAATTTCAGTTTTCCTCGGAAATGAATATCGTCTCCGATGATTGTATCGATATGTTCGTCGCTCATTCTGGCTCCAAGTTTTAGTTCTAGAGAGCCGGTTTCAAATGTTTTTTTGAGGGTTTGTCGGGGAATTACGGAATTCAGGATACCAGTCCGTATAGTTTAACGCGTAAAAATGGGACGCCGGTTTGCAGTGGAGGCGTCGGGTCACTCGGTTGTTGAGTAGATCTAGGGTCAGGATGTAACTGTAATACCGGTGGAATGTGGGAACTCCCTCATTCATCGTTCTCTCGATAGAATCCCCGACCCCCACGGCTTCCAACCACAAAAGATAATTAAACAGAAAACAACGGGAGACCCCATGAGCCTGTGCAAGCGTTCCCAAGAACGTCCAACTCCCGGTACTCAAACGAGCATTCACACGCTTCATCCTTCTTGGACCCACGCTCGGTTGATACAAAGTTCGACCGGTTTTCTTGCCGAGACGAGGCATTGCGGAAAGATACTTTCCATATCTCTGCAGCAAATAAGGAATTCGAAGCGGTAATTTTCCGGCTTCTTTCTTTGAGTAACGATTCCAGGTTTCTTCCGGAATCAAAAGGGTG
Protein-coding regions in this window:
- a CDS encoding bactofilin family protein, whose protein sequence is MSDEHIDTIIGDDIHFRGKLKFSNSLKIKGNFKGTIETTGKLVVGDTGEVEADIETGTLEVEGNLKGNVSANEKVSIRKTGKVIGDIRTPDLEIESGARFSGNSAM
- a CDS encoding DUF1564 domain-containing protein: MGYLLVSSDFQLSSRLQESHSETVTLLIPEETWNRYSKKEAGKLPLRIPYLLQRYGKYLSAMPRLGKKTGRTLYQPSVGPRRMKRVNARLSTGSWTFLGTLAQAHGVSRCFLFNYLLWLEAVGVGDSIERTMNEGVPTFHRYYSYILTLDLLNNRVTRRLHCKPASHFYALNYTDWYPEFRNSPTNPQKNI